CTAATTTTGTAAAACTTACTAGCGTAGGGGCTTCTTTGTACAAACGTGCTTATCAAATACAGTGACAACAAAATGTAAAATACCGCTAACAGAACTTTCATGGAGTAATTTTGGTTTGGTTCAAAGAGTGAGTAAAATGTGAATACGGTCACACCAAGAGCAAAACTCAAAAAACGGAAATCGCGTAATGACCCACCATAGATCCCAACTGCGAATGCAGATATGATTCCGCTGAATAAAACCAATTCAAAGGAAAAAATATAATCGATAAGAAACTCTGCAGAATTGGCACGTAAAAACCAAAAAATTTGAATGATGGCTGCCACAAGAAGAGTAAGTGCCAAACTTAGAGGTAACGTTTGTTTGTATTTCCTGTAGATAAATCCTACTGCAAAGAAAATAATAAGAAGGATTTGTAGCACAGGGTATGCAGTGTCCGTACGATCGATGAGTGCAAGTTCAGATCCGGCTACATAAAAAAATAGAGAAAGAACATAACCTATCGATAGGCTAAGACTAAACTCGAGTGAGGGGAAGAGGCCGGTTTCCCAGAAACGTTTCCATTGAGAATCCATAGAATTTGCTACCAAAGATGTCGGATGGGTCACTTTCGCAAACCAAAGAAAATCTAATTTTATTTGGCGGTGCACAAAATGTTTGACCAAAACGACCTATTTGCCGAATTTGACTATAACTATGCTCACGTTTTTATCTATATCGTTTTTGGTTCTTTACGGCTTTGATATTTTGGTTCTGTTTTACTTCGGATTACATACTTACCTCATGGTTTTTCTGTATAGCAGATACAAACAAAACTGTGCGGAGGATGAAACCAAAGTCCTTTCCTTAAAGGACAAAAACCTTCCTACGGTAACTGTCCAACTTCCTATTTTTAATGAATTTTATGTGGTCGATCGATTGATTGAATCTGCATGTAATCTCGAATATCCTGCAAAAAAACTCCAAATCCAAGTCTTGGATGATTCCACTGACGAAACCATCGAAAAGGTGGCAACTTTAGTTGCCCAGTACAAGAAAAAAGGAATTTGGATCGAACACGTTCATAGAACCAATCGAAAAGGCCACAAAGCAGGTGCCCTGGATGAAGGTATGGCAAAAGCAAAAGGTGACTACATTGCTATCTTTGATGCTGACTTTACGCCAGATTCCGACTTTCTCCTTCGTACAATGGGATATTTTGAAGATAAATCCATTGGGATGGTCCAAACTCGTTGGGGCCATATCAACGAAACATATAATATTTTAACCAAAGCGCAAAGTTTTGGAATCGATGGTCACTTTATGATCGAACAAGTCGCAAGAAACGGTGCAAGCCTTTGGATGAACTTCAATGGAACTGCCGGTATCTGGAGACGTTCTTGTATTGAAGACGCTGGTGGATGGGAACATGACACCCTCACGGAAGATTTCGATCTTTCTTATCGTGCCGAACTCAAAGGTTGGAAATTCCGTTACATCAAAGACGTGGTTTGTAAGGCAGAAATTCCTGCTACTATGAACGCTTATAAAGCACAACAATTCCGTTGGTGCAAAGGTTCCATCCAAACTGCGGTCAAACTCATTCCAAGAATTTGGAAGTCCAAAGAATCTTGGAAAATCAAAGGCGAGGCGATCACTCACTTAATCAATTATTCTGTTCACCCGCTTATGATCATCAACATCCTTCTCACAGCTCCTCTCCTTCTTATGGAATTTTGGGCAGGGTTCAAAATGGATGACCTCCCAATGGAAATTCTTTTTGGTTCGGCGGCAGTTCTATCCATCGGATCGATGGGTCCTGTGATTTTTTACGCCTATTCACAAAGAGAAATTCACAAAAATTGGAAATCCAAATTGGTTTATCTTCCTATTCTTGTAATGATTGGAACAGGGATTGCTGTGATGAATACCTATGCTTGGGTCGAAGCCGTTTTTGGTGTCCAATCGGGATTCAAACGCACTCCTAAACTCCGAATTGAAAAAGAAGGAGATAGTTTACAGGACAAAATCAAATATGTGGTCCCTGTGGATTACAGAGCGTTCCTCGAATTTTTTATGGGCGCTTATTGTGTGTTCTGCATTTATTTATCCTTCATGGTCGGAAAACCGTACATGATTGGTTTTATGGTTCTCTATTCCATCGGATTTTTCTATGTCTCTTATCTTTCTGTGGCGGAGTCGTTCTGGAAATTCAAACCAGCGACCAAAGCAGAAAAGGAACTACGTGCCGTCGCTTAAGGAAAGAGCGATGGTACTTACTTGACGAAACCTTTCCTTCCAAAAAGCTGTAAATTCAACCTAGGTTCAGGGGTCATCCATGAGTGAAAAAGTCTACTGCGCGAACTGTTTGCATTGTGTTGTCGTTCGCCAATACGAATCGGAGCAAGATAAATACATTCTTCGAGTCAAATGTAACAAGAAGAAATGGTCAAAACGTTCTGGTGAAGAAAAACTTTATAAATACTTTACTGTAGCTCGTCGTATGCAAACAAACTGCGAGTATTATGAAGAAATGGGAGAGATTCTACCTTATATCAAGAACTTGAAAAAAGAACTCCCAATCAAAGACGAAATCTACATGGTGAAAGCCGTCTAAATCATTACCGGCGTGTTGTTTCCCAGGTTACCTCGCGCCTTCGCTCGCAAATTTCATAAAACTGAAAACAAAAAAGAACGGACGATTCAGGGTCAATTCCTGATCCCCGTTCCTGCGGGCAGCGTTCTCTCTGATTCCTATCCCACACGAGTGACTCATGGTCAGGTTATGCTCGCGCATAACGGAAAAAAGGTGCTTGCACCTGTCAACGGAGTCGCTAGTCTCACTCCAGACCAAAAACACTTTCAAATCAAACAAGATGGATCTTGGTCTACTACTTCACCATATCAATTCCGTCAGTTTGATTTTCCAACTCTATTGGAATCTTTTGACTTGGGTGCTTTGTATTCTTTGGATTTGATTGAAACTCCACTAAAGGATTACTTTCAAAAATTTAAGAAAGACTCTACTTTTAAAATTGTATTATCACCATTTTGCAGATACCAACATCTAAACTTTGAAGAAATGATTCTTCGAGATATGAAGGATGCTTATCTAGCATTCAATGAACTTCTCAAACAAATTTTTCCAAAGGCAGTAGTCTCTAATTTTTTTGAACTACCAACGTTGGATTTTGAACATCCGAATGGAATTCCTGAGTTTTTTCTCCACAAACAATTTCACGAACCTGTGGACAAAACTAGAAAATCACTAATCAATCATGAAGTATTATTTTTAGGTGCTGAATCGATATTTCATATCTTAAGAATGTTATATTATAATGAACCTTTTACGAAACGACATTTAGCAGTTTTTTTAGTAGATCGTAAAGGAAGAATGGATTTGGAACCTCGCCAGTTTTTTTTAACGAATGGTCAATCGTTGGCGTTCATTCCAGCCAATTTAGACAAACGATATAAAATTGCATCATTCCAAACCGTGTTTGAAGAAGTAAAACCAATGGACGTTGCTTCGTTAGGTTATTTTAATATTTATGAACAATACTCCATCACACTTTATGAAAAACTTCCTGCATCCAGAAAAGAATTCAGTTGTATTGATTGTATGGAATGTAATAACTACTGCCCAACCAATGCAAATCCTGTGCAACTGATCAAAGGGAAAACTGAAGAATTCGAAAAGAGCCAATGTATATCCTGCGGAATTTGTACAGTTTACTGTCCATCAGGCATTGATATTCGGAAACGTATTGAAGGAGTTTTGGTTTAGCGACCGACCATTATTATATGTTAAAGAATCTTTATATTCTTTCTGAAAATAGTTGGGGTGTGAAATCTTCAGAAGTATTTGCCGATTTTTTTTATTTTTTAACTTTGATTGGGTTTTTAGGGTATTCGTTGGCCCATGTTTTACCGATTCCAATTTTGCCGATCGCAATAGCATCAATTATCACTTTAGTTTATTTTGGATTTTGTATTCGAGCCAACCAGTCCCCTTATTGGTTGGGTTTACTGTCACAGTTACTTATTGTTTTTTTGATTTTACCTACTACGTGGTTACATCCTATTTTAATACCGGTTGCTTATCTTTTCGCAGTGGTTGTGCATTATTTTTTGATTCAACAATATTCTTTGCGAGTGCCTCTCTTTAGTTTGGTGTTTCTTTTCGTATTAATTTGGGATACAGTATTTTCATTGTTAGGATATTCCTTTCGAACCCCAGTGGAGTTTGTCCCTTGGGTTGGGATTTCCTTTGAAAATTCTATTTTACCTCTCACACGTCCTTGGTTTTCAAATGTTCCCATTCGACTCACTGATTATTTGTCTTTTGTGGATTGTCTTGGGATTTATGTTTTAGTTGGAATTGCTTGGGTATCTTTTCGAAGAACCGTTTTACTTGGGTTTTTCCTCTGTTGGCTTATTTTGTTTTCCATCTGGGGAATTGGTTCCGGCCAATTAGGATTGAACTGGATTCTTTCCTATTCAGCTCTTGCTTTCTTTTTACATGTAGGCCCAGGAAGGAATTTTTATGGATCCTATTATGTTTCTTTGCTGGGTTTTGTCATTTTACTTCCCATTGCGTTTTTTGTAGGTAAAATGGGTGCGAGTGCAGTTTCCGTATTGGTTGTTTTTTTTCTTTTAGAAGGTCTCTTAGTTAGGGTTTTTCTTGGAAAATAAGTCTATCTTGAAAAGGTGGGAGTAAGTTATACCATATGAATCAACTTCTGGAGATTCTGGACCCTAAAAATATCATTTTCGATTTTAAAGCAACCACGAAAGAGGATGCCATTCGTAAGATGATTTCGCATATGGTCGCCACACAATCGTTAGATCCTATCCACGAAGAAGAGACTGTTTCTTCTTTAATGAACAGAGAAAAATCAATGTCGACTGGAATTGGGAGTGGGGTTGCCATTCCCCATTGTTCGGTGCACTATGTAAATGAATTGAAATGTGCAATGGCAATTGCACCACAAGGAATTGACTTTGATGCACTTGATCATGGTTTAGTTCAAATTTTTATCATGCTGATAGTTCCGAAAAACAAATTCCAGGATCATATCAAAACACTTGCATTGATTGCAAAAACTCTAAATATCCCCGAAGAAAGAGAAAAACTCATCAAAGCCAAAAATTTCGAAGAAATCCAAAAGGCATTCCTTTCGAAAAGTTAATCCAGTGAAGTCGGAACTATTCCGTTTTCTGTATTTTTTACTGCTGTTATCCTGTATCAGTAGTTTTGTATCTGAGTTTCATACAAAAGATAAATCTTATCTTTATGCAGATGTTGGGATCTCAGAAGTTCAAAACAAGGAAGCAGATTTTTTATCTTCCTATTTTCAGTTTTGGAAATCATTGGTGTTTGAATCTGGTGGAAAAACGGAAAATGGCGAAACTGTATATTCGCATATTCTAACTCGTTTTCTTCCAACCTTACATTTAGCATTATTTAGTATTCTTTTTGGTTCCATTTTTGCATTTGCGCTTTCTCTTGGCGTTACTTATTTTCGTTCAAAAGTTTTGTATGATATGGTTTCGTTTAGTTCTAATTTGATTTTGTCTACTCCAGTCTTTATAGTTGCTATTCTACTTTTGATTTTATTTTTTTATCGATTGGAATGGTTCCCTCCAGGTGGTTACGAATCGGGGAACACATATTATGTTGTTTTGCCGGGGATTACGTTGGGTTCGCGAGTATACGCTCGAATGTCATTGTATTTATTGCCAGAAATTCACAAGGAAGCAGAATCGAAGTATGTTCAGTTATTAAAAACTAGATCCTATCCTTGGAGTCATATAGTCGGAAAAGAAATTTTTTTAAAAGTCTTACCGATTGCTCTGATTCTTTTGATTTTGGACTTTGGATCCTTGTTGTCAGGAGCTATGGTAGTAGAGGAAATTTTCTTTTACCCAGGAATCGGAAAGTCTCTATATTATTCTATTAAATCGATGGACACACGATTACTTGCAACATTACTAATGTATTCTGGTATATTGTTCTATATTTTGAATCGTATTGGATTTTATCTTCAGAGATTTTTTTCTGGAGGCTTGTTATAGTGAGTCATTTACTTACCATTGTTAGATTTTTATTTTTTGGATTAGTTACAGCGGGTGTTTTGTTTTTGCCAAAACCCACAAATGTAGATTTAGTAAACAATAACTTGCCGATTTTTTCTCCTGGTTTTTTTGCGGGTACAGATCGACTGGGTCGTGACAATCTTGCGTTATTCTGTTATGGATCTTTATCAACGATCATACTTGTGATTCCTGCGCGCATTTTTACTATTTTTGTTTCGTTTCTTTTGTCTTCATTTGCACTCTTTTTCCCTAAAAAAACGGACTTTGTACTTTCTGGAATTGTTTCTGTTTCTTTAGCTATTCCATCTTTGTTGTCGGCTCTTATCGTGATCAGTTTGTTGCCAAACAGTCCTTTTACAATTTTTATTGCGATTTTGGTTTCCGATTGGGCATTGTCTTATGAAACATTGACTGCTAAAATTCGTGAGATCAAACAAAGCTCTTATCTTTCGGCATCCCTTTGTATGGGAGCAAAATCCTATCACTTAGTTCTTTTGCATTATTTGCCTGCCCTTCGCGATATTTTTGGTTTTTTGTTTTTTTCTGGATTGCCGGCAGTAGTGATGACTACAGCCCTGTTTTCCTATCTGGGAATCCAAACTTCGCTTGGTGATACGGGGCCAGGGCTTGGAGAACAAATCGCATTTTCTAAAGATTATTTTGATAAGTCACCAGTTTCCGTTTTGCTTCCGATCGTTGCCATTTTAACTTTGGTGTATTCTTTGGGATCTAACCTAAAAAAGAATGAAACATAAAATTTCCGCATCATTCATTATCCTCTGCCTTGTATTCAATACACTGCCTTTATTTTCTATTGATGATTATTACAATTTTCCCAAACAAAGTTACAAGGGAAGTGTGACTTATGAGTCTTCTCGTAATTTATGTTTGTTTTCTTTTGTTGCAGTCACACCAGATCCAACGAAAGAATATTTAGTTAAAGGAATTCCTTCGGTATTACTTTCAGACTTAAGAAGTTTAGAATATACTTATGTGGAATATCCCAAACCAAACGTAGTATATCATTCTTTTGGCGATTCACCGGATAAAACTTTGCAAGAGAAAGTTGATGCAGAGTCTTTGAACGTAAAACGGAAAAAGAGAGAAATCAACGATGAAAAAGATTTGGATGATCTACGTTCTGGTAAAAAACAATTGGCTCCCGAAAAAGATCCTCGTTATGTAAAAGTTACAATTAAACAACTTCTTGATAGGAAGGCCCCTACACCGGATGAATCATTTGGTTTGGCTTCTAAATTAAATTGTGACTATATTATTACAGGTAGTTATGAAGTGCGTGAAAATGAACTTTTTACAAAAGTATTTTTATTTGATGATTTTGAAGGAAAAACAATTCCTTTTGAACACAAAACATCTGTAATTCGTGCTTACCAGGAAATGGGGCCACTCGGAGAATCCATTCGTGAAAAGTTGCAAGGAAAGGATACAACTACCGTTTCCGTTTCAACGGAAGGAGAAGAGGGTGCCCTTGTTTATTTAGATGGTATATATTTGGGAAAAACGCCGTTAATTGGTAAAAAGTTTCCAGTTGGCAAAAGATCCTTATTTATCTTTAAAGAAGGCTTTCATCCTCACAAACAAGATATCCAGCTAGATAAAGGGAAACCGTTTCAATTCGATGCCAAACTTTCTCTCAAACTTAGTAACTCATATATTTCTGTTCATTCAAATGTCGAAGCTGATGTTTATTTAGGAATTCAATATTTGGGAAAAACGCCGTTAGAACGTATCGCCATTCCTTCTGGTATGAATCGATTGCGGGTATCCAAAGAAGGCCATATTGATTATTTTCGTGGTATTGATGCACATGATAACGAGGAAGTCGTGGTTGATGCGGTGATGCGAGAGGGAAAAACTGATGTCTATTATAAGAATAAACAAAATGTTTTTTTAGATCATACGTATAAGGATTTTGCCACCTATTCTTTGTATGGTTCTCTTTTGTTTTATGCAAGTTATGTATATTTGAATTATGCATCTAGGCAGGCCTATTCGGCTGCAAGATCACAAGTAACTCTTGTTAATGCTAGCGCAATTTCTTCTTTTTATCAAAATAATCCCAATGAATTTTTCTTTTGGTATAGTGTGCAAAATCATGTAATTGATGA
The sequence above is drawn from the Leptospira harrisiae genome and encodes:
- a CDS encoding cellulose synthase family protein produces the protein MLTFLSISFLVLYGFDILVLFYFGLHTYLMVFLYSRYKQNCAEDETKVLSLKDKNLPTVTVQLPIFNEFYVVDRLIESACNLEYPAKKLQIQVLDDSTDETIEKVATLVAQYKKKGIWIEHVHRTNRKGHKAGALDEGMAKAKGDYIAIFDADFTPDSDFLLRTMGYFEDKSIGMVQTRWGHINETYNILTKAQSFGIDGHFMIEQVARNGASLWMNFNGTAGIWRRSCIEDAGGWEHDTLTEDFDLSYRAELKGWKFRYIKDVVCKAEIPATMNAYKAQQFRWCKGSIQTAVKLIPRIWKSKESWKIKGEAITHLINYSVHPLMIINILLTAPLLLMEFWAGFKMDDLPMEILFGSAAVLSIGSMGPVIFYAYSQREIHKNWKSKLVYLPILVMIGTGIAVMNTYAWVEAVFGVQSGFKRTPKLRIEKEGDSLQDKIKYVVPVDYRAFLEFFMGAYCVFCIYLSFMVGKPYMIGFMVLYSIGFFYVSYLSVAESFWKFKPATKAEKELRAVA
- a CDS encoding ATP-binding protein, translated to MLAHNGKKVLAPVNGVASLTPDQKHFQIKQDGSWSTTSPYQFRQFDFPTLLESFDLGALYSLDLIETPLKDYFQKFKKDSTFKIVLSPFCRYQHLNFEEMILRDMKDAYLAFNELLKQIFPKAVVSNFFELPTLDFEHPNGIPEFFLHKQFHEPVDKTRKSLINHEVLFLGAESIFHILRMLYYNEPFTKRHLAVFLVDRKGRMDLEPRQFFLTNGQSLAFIPANLDKRYKIASFQTVFEEVKPMDVASLGYFNIYEQYSITLYEKLPASRKEFSCIDCMECNNYCPTNANPVQLIKGKTEEFEKSQCISCGICTVYCPSGIDIRKRIEGVLV
- a CDS encoding PTS sugar transporter subunit IIA — its product is MNQLLEILDPKNIIFDFKATTKEDAIRKMISHMVATQSLDPIHEEETVSSLMNREKSMSTGIGSGVAIPHCSVHYVNELKCAMAIAPQGIDFDALDHGLVQIFIMLIVPKNKFQDHIKTLALIAKTLNIPEEREKLIKAKNFEEIQKAFLSKS
- a CDS encoding ABC transporter permease, giving the protein MKSELFRFLYFLLLLSCISSFVSEFHTKDKSYLYADVGISEVQNKEADFLSSYFQFWKSLVFESGGKTENGETVYSHILTRFLPTLHLALFSILFGSIFAFALSLGVTYFRSKVLYDMVSFSSNLILSTPVFIVAILLLILFFYRLEWFPPGGYESGNTYYVVLPGITLGSRVYARMSLYLLPEIHKEAESKYVQLLKTRSYPWSHIVGKEIFLKVLPIALILLILDFGSLLSGAMVVEEIFFYPGIGKSLYYSIKSMDTRLLATLLMYSGILFYILNRIGFYLQRFFSGGLL
- a CDS encoding ABC transporter permease subunit, which translates into the protein MSHLLTIVRFLFFGLVTAGVLFLPKPTNVDLVNNNLPIFSPGFFAGTDRLGRDNLALFCYGSLSTIILVIPARIFTIFVSFLLSSFALFFPKKTDFVLSGIVSVSLAIPSLLSALIVISLLPNSPFTIFIAILVSDWALSYETLTAKIREIKQSSYLSASLCMGAKSYHLVLLHYLPALRDIFGFLFFSGLPAVVMTTALFSYLGIQTSLGDTGPGLGEQIAFSKDYFDKSPVSVLLPIVAILTLVYSLGSNLKKNET
- a CDS encoding PEGA domain-containing protein encodes the protein MKHKISASFIILCLVFNTLPLFSIDDYYNFPKQSYKGSVTYESSRNLCLFSFVAVTPDPTKEYLVKGIPSVLLSDLRSLEYTYVEYPKPNVVYHSFGDSPDKTLQEKVDAESLNVKRKKREINDEKDLDDLRSGKKQLAPEKDPRYVKVTIKQLLDRKAPTPDESFGLASKLNCDYIITGSYEVRENELFTKVFLFDDFEGKTIPFEHKTSVIRAYQEMGPLGESIREKLQGKDTTTVSVSTEGEEGALVYLDGIYLGKTPLIGKKFPVGKRSLFIFKEGFHPHKQDIQLDKGKPFQFDAKLSLKLSNSYISVHSNVEADVYLGIQYLGKTPLERIAIPSGMNRLRVSKEGHIDYFRGIDAHDNEEVVVDAVMREGKTDVYYKNKQNVFLDHTYKDFATYSLYGSLLFYASYVYLNYASRQAYSAARSQVTLVNASAISSFYQNNPNEFFFWYSVQNHVIDDAESKARSLKRAAGTLPMENRKDRQLVAGPMVILMGLMLVSAATFYILGLDEETLEFGYLPLNPSTVSYGQNSREGYGYLQFNVRY